One Theropithecus gelada isolate Dixy chromosome 20, Tgel_1.0, whole genome shotgun sequence DNA segment encodes these proteins:
- the LOC112614011 gene encoding LOW QUALITY PROTEIN: uncharacterized protein LOC112614011 (The sequence of the model RefSeq protein was modified relative to this genomic sequence to represent the inferred CDS: inserted 3 bases in 2 codons; deleted 2 bases in 1 codon; substituted 1 base at 1 genomic stop codon), translating to MLPMVAVNSLTLYQPSFRPLLGDACFLCVAAAAGALCRDLGPHHAHTWGPNDGSCGLSRWCHRQHSDLPAXRLFLARGARFASTKGRNEHSPKGSLQKCLLSIRIXTTHLCHPRAGVTSRCVLLCLSESPVGLHSVACSGDLLGDPLTSFLAFLVYCLXPSGTPGITSLTKLAPTSSSQGLALMLLSPPSCDAASPSISLGL from the exons TACTTTGTATCAACCCTCTTTCCGCCCTCTTCTGGGCGATGCCTGTTTCTTGTGTGTGGCAGCAGCTGCTGGAGCGCTGTGCAGAGACCTGGGACCTCACCATGCCCATACATGGGGACCCAATGATGGCTCTTGTGGACTATCACGATGGTGTCATCGCCAGCACAGTGACCTCCCTGCCTGAAGACTTTTTCTGGCCAGAGGAGCTCGTTTCGCCTCCACAAAGGGCAGGAATGAACATTCTCCAAAGGGCAGCCTCCAAAAATGTCTGCTGAGTATCAGGA AAACAACCCATCTCTGCCACCCGAGGGCGGGCGTCACTTCAAGGTGCGTTCTACTCTGTCTCTCAGAGTCACCAGTGGGACTGCACTCAGTGGCCTGCAGTGGTGACCTGCTTGGTGACCCCCTCACTAGCTTCCTTGCCTTCCTTGTTTACTGCCT TCCATCAGGTACTCCAGGGATCACCTCCCTAACCAAA CTCGCACCCACATCCTCATCCCAGGGTCTGGCCCTGATGCTCCTGTCTCCACCATCCTGTGATGCAGCTTCACCTTCCATCTCCTTGGGCCTCTGA